One Etheostoma cragini isolate CJK2018 chromosome 6, CSU_Ecrag_1.0, whole genome shotgun sequence DNA window includes the following coding sequences:
- the klhl38b gene encoding kelch-like protein 38, which yields MDQPVKVFHYKDQEQSSSLLLQLNRLRQENILTDVSLCSGVNTEIPCHRNVLVSSSPYFRAMFCNNFIETRQTKINLKGVPSAILSSIIDYVYTGLISINMEIVLPLMQAASMLQYGRVFEACSSFLQEQLSPDNCLSMIRLSEIVACNSLRDKAKEMAVKSFSDVSASEDLCELSLPELMGYLEDDGLCAEEEQVFETLVAWIHHDPLSRRGAISDLFKKVRLRHIHPTYLFQFIANDPLIQSSPLCTELVESVRRLMFSGSTKCNDDSAVGFKPLWVAPRRYSYHDMLVVVGGRKNNEQTSREALFFDEKIDKWQWLAKLPIRLYKASYVALHSVLYVIGGLTANTKCGKVNTTVYTLSLKTNQWRTAEPMLEPRFAHQSVSYLHFIFVLGGLGPDKRLTGSVERYNSMFNQWETMAPMPEAVLHPAVAATNQRIYVFGGADAMQNPVRIIQVYHIARNMWSKMENRTVKNVSAPAAIVDDKIYIIGGYTRRMIAYDTKANRFVKCANLKERRMHHSATVLNNKVYVTGGRHINGHDVVEDSDNFECYDPKTDTWTSKGSLPYKLFDHGSLTLTYFSNRHGQNQSSDSYSNAII from the exons ATGGACCAACCAGTCAAGGTCTTCCACTACAAAGACCAGGAGCAGTCGTCCAGCCTGCTCCTGCAGCTCAACAGACTGAGACAGGAGAACATCCTGACTGATGTGTCACTGTGTTCAGGGGTCAACACAGAGATCCCATGCCATCGCAACGTCCTGGTCTCCAGCAGCCCCTACTTCAGGGCCATGTTCTGCAACAACTTCATAGAGACACGGCAGACCAAGATCAACTTGAAAGGCGTCCCATCGGCCATTCTGAGCAGCATCATTGACTATGTTTACACAGGACTCATCAGTATCAACATGGAGATCGTCCTGCCTCTGATGCAGGCGGCTTCCATGTTGCAATATGGCCGCGTTTTCGAGGCCTGCTCAAGCTTCCTTCAGGAGCAACTGAGCCCTGACAACTGTTTGAGCATGATAAGACTCTCCGAGATCGTGGCTTGTAACAGTTTGAGAGACAAAGCAAAGGAGATGGCCGTGAAGAGCTTCTCCGATGTGTCGGCATCTGAGGATCTGTGTGAGCTCTCCTTACCAGAGCTCATGGGATACCTCGAAGATGATGGTCTTTGTGCGGAGGAGGAGCAGGTCTTTGAAACACTTGTTGCTTGGATCCACCATGATCCTCTATCAAGGCGTGGCGCCATCAGTGACCTTTTTAAGAAAGTTCGCCTACGTCACATCCATCCTACATACCTCTTCCAATTCATAGCCAACGACCCGCTGATCCAGTCCTCCCCGCTCTGCACCGAGCTCGTAGAATCTGTTAGACGCCTGATGTTTTCCGGCAGCACAAAATGCAATGATGACTCAGCAGTTGGCTTCAAACCTCTCTGGGTGGCACCAAGGCGCTACTCTTACCACGACATGTTGGTGGTtgtgggagggaggaagaacAACGAGCAGACGTCGAGGGAGGCCCTCTTCTttgatgagaagatcgataAATGGCAGTGGCTCGCCAAGCTGCCCATTCGTCTGTACAAAGCCTCCTATGTCGCCCTACACAGTGTCCTGTATGTAATTGGAGGCCTGACTGCAAACACAAAGTGCGGCAAAGTAAATACAACTGTCTACACACTCTCCCTCAAGACCAACCAGTGGCGGACGGCAGAGCCCATGCTGGAGCCACGCTTTGCCCACCAGAGTGTCTCGTATCTCCACTTCATCTTTGTCCTGGGGGGCCTGGGGCCTGACAAACGACTGACAGGCAGTGTGGAGAG GTACAACAGTATGTTCAACCAATGGGAGACGATGGCGCCCATGCCTGAGGCTGTGTTGCACCCTGCAGTAGCCGCTACCAACCAAAGGATATATGTGTTTGGAGGAGCAGATGCCATGCAGAACCCAGTCAGAATAATACAG GTGTATCACATTGCCAGAAACATGTGGTCTAAGATGGAGAACAGAACAGTGAAGAATGTGTCTGCTCCTGCAGCCATTGTGGATGACAAAATCTACATTATTGGAG GATACACCAGGAGAATGATCGCCTACGACACCAAGGCCAACCGGTTCGTCAAGTGTGCCAACCTGAAGGAGAGGAGGATGCACCACTCTGCCACCGTTCTCAACAACAAAGTCTACGTCACCGGCGGACGTCACATCAACGGCCACGACGTCGTCGAGGACTCAGACAATTTTGAGTGCTATGACCCAAAGACAGACACTTGGACATCTAAGGGGTCTTTGCCGTATAAACTGTTTGACCATGGCTCGCTGACTCTGACGTATTTCTCAAACAGGCATGGACAAAATCAAAGCTCGGATTCATATTCTAATGCTATTATTTGA
- the lratd2b gene encoding protein LRATD2: MGNQVEKLTHLNYAEVPTADPNGFDPDDDGPRIGVSYIFSNNDDDDDDHHQQDERMDRFSSDNHRAVTYDEKPYDPQDELECAISYREECVYETNRGAAAHSAESLLNKCRPGDLLEFVATGQYPHWAVYVGDFQVVHLHRAEIKNNFLTDVSQGKKGRIVNGLYRYRPLPPEVIVRNALDHVGSRDRELYWRNSECFAAWCRFGKREFKIGGEIRIGKQPYKLKLIFSEKKSHVLEFQSLEDVIMEKRRNDQIGKDAVTQELANHLNATHEIKEEHFVN; the protein is encoded by the coding sequence ATGGGGAACCAGGTGGAGAAACTTACTCATTTAAATTACGCAGAGGTGCCAACGGCGGACCCGAATGGGTTCGACCCGGACGACGACGGACCGCGGATCGGCGTCTCTTACATTTTCTCCAAcaacgacgacgacgacgacgaccACCACCAGCAGGACGAACGTATGGACCGCTTTTCATCGGACAACCACCGCGCGGTGACCTATGACGAGAAGCCCTACGACCCCCAGGACGAGCTGGAGTGTGCGATTTCCTACCGAGAGGAGTGCGTCTACGAGACAAACCGCGGAGCCGCCGCTCACTCTGCGGAAAGTCTCCTGAACAAGTGCAGACCGGGAGACCTGCTGGAGTTTGTGGCAACTGGACAGTATCCTCACTGGGCTGTTTACGTCGGGGACTTCCAGGTGGTTCATTTGCACCGGGCTGAGATAAAGAACAACTTTCTCACCGATGTGAGCCAGGGCAAAAAAGGCAGGATAGTGAACGGTCTCTACAGATACCGTCCGCTCCCGCCGGAGGTGATCGTGCGCAACGCCTTGGACCATGTTGGCtcgagagacagagagctgtACTGGAGAAACTCTGAATGCTTTGCTGCCTGGTGCCGCTTTGGCAAACGGGAGTTTAAAATCGGAGGGGAGATAAGGATAGGAAAGCAGCCGTACAAGTTAAAATTAATCTTTTCAGAAAAGAAGAGTCACGTCCTGGAGTTTCAGAGCCTGGAGGACGTGATCATGGAAAAAAGGAGGAACGATCAGATCGGCAAGGATGCTGTGACGCAAGAGCTGGCCAACCACCTGAACGCAACACATGAAATCAAAGAGGAGCATTTCGTCAACTGA